Proteins encoded by one window of Vibrio rumoiensis:
- the gspE gene encoding type II secretion system ATPase GspE codes for MGGQDSRPTFRLPFAYAKRHQVVLDYHEQQSVLYYCGVLTPQVLLEIRRASGQSFKPQKLAVSEFENKLTEAYQRDSSEARQLMEDIGADDDFFSLAEELPENEDLLESEDDAPIIKLINAMLGEAIKEGASDIHIETFEKVLSIRFRVDGVLREVLSPSRKLAPILVSRVKVMAKLDIAEKRVPQDGRISLRIGGRAVDVRVSTMPSSHGERVVMRLLDKNATRLDLHSLGMTPKNHEAFRHLIARPHGIILVTGPTGSGKSTTLYAGLQELNSSERNILTVEDPIEFDIDGIGQTQVNPKVDMTFARGLRAILRQDPDVVMVGEIRDLETAQIAVQASLTGHLVMSTLHTNTAIGAITRLRDMGIEPFLISSSLLGVLAQRLVRTLCSSCKQPYQADSQQKQLFGVAADEPLELFKPHGCERCNHKGYRGRTGIHELLLIDDETQELIHAEAGEQVIEKAIRAKTPSIRDDGLAKVRRGITTLEEVLRVTKEV; via the coding sequence ATGGGTGGCCAAGATAGCCGCCCGACATTTCGTTTGCCTTTTGCTTATGCCAAACGTCATCAAGTGGTGCTGGATTATCACGAGCAACAAAGTGTTTTATATTATTGTGGCGTCCTTACTCCACAAGTGTTGCTCGAAATACGTCGTGCTTCAGGGCAATCTTTTAAGCCGCAAAAATTAGCGGTTAGTGAATTTGAAAATAAGTTGACCGAAGCCTATCAGCGCGATTCATCGGAAGCTCGCCAGTTGATGGAAGATATCGGTGCCGATGATGATTTCTTCTCACTGGCCGAAGAGCTACCAGAAAACGAAGACTTATTAGAATCAGAAGATGATGCGCCAATCATTAAATTGATCAACGCCATGTTAGGTGAAGCGATCAAAGAAGGCGCTTCTGATATTCATATTGAAACCTTCGAGAAAGTCTTATCGATCCGTTTTCGTGTTGATGGTGTGTTACGTGAAGTATTATCGCCAAGCCGTAAACTTGCGCCGATTCTAGTTTCACGTGTCAAAGTTATGGCTAAGCTTGATATCGCGGAAAAACGTGTCCCACAAGATGGTCGGATTTCATTACGAATCGGTGGCCGTGCGGTCGATGTTCGTGTATCGACCATGCCATCTTCTCATGGCGAGCGTGTGGTGATGCGTTTATTAGATAAAAACGCCACGCGCTTAGATTTACACAGCCTAGGCATGACGCCTAAAAACCACGAAGCCTTTCGTCATTTAATCGCTCGGCCACACGGTATTATTTTGGTCACCGGCCCGACGGGGTCAGGTAAATCAACCACCTTATATGCTGGCCTGCAAGAGCTGAACAGCAGCGAGCGTAATATTTTAACCGTGGAAGATCCGATTGAGTTTGATATTGATGGTATCGGACAAACTCAAGTTAACCCGAAAGTAGATATGACCTTTGCTCGTGGTTTGCGTGCAATTTTGCGTCAAGATCCCGATGTAGTGATGGTCGGTGAAATTCGTGATTTAGAAACCGCGCAAATAGCGGTACAAGCCTCGTTAACCGGGCACTTAGTGATGTCGACCTTGCACACCAACACCGCGATTGGTGCGATTACCCGTTTGCGTGATATGGGGATTGAACCCTTCTTAATCTCTTCTTCACTGCTTGGGGTGTTAGCTCAACGTCTGGTGCGAACATTATGTTCAAGCTGTAAGCAGCCTTATCAAGCCGATAGCCAGCAAAAGCAGTTATTTGGCGTTGCGGCTGATGAGCCACTAGAGCTATTTAAACCTCATGGCTGTGAGCGTTGTAACCATAAAGGTTATCGCGGTCGTACTGGTATTCACGAGTTGTTGTTGATTGATGATGAAACTCAAGAATTGATTCACGCTGAGGCGGGTGAGCAAGTGATCGAAAAAGCGATTCGCGCCAAAACGCCGAGTATTCGTGATGATGGTTTAGCGAAAGTACGCCGTGGCATCACCACTTTGGAAGAAGTGCTACGTGTGACCAAGGAAGTGTAA
- the gspD gene encoding type II secretion system secretin GspD, with the protein MTSLVSVSAMAEDFSASFKGTDIQEFINIVGRNLQKTIIVDPSVRGKIDVRSYDVLNEEQYYKFFLNVLEVYGYAVVEMDDGILKVIKDKDAKTAAVPVVGEGENVSGDAVITRVVPVKNVSVRELSPILRQLNDNAGAGNVVHYDPSNIILLTGRASVVNRLAEIIKRVDQAGDKEVEVVELKNASATEMVRIVDSLSKSADAKNTPELLQPKLVADERTNAILISGDPKVRQRLKKLISQLDVEMATKGNNRVIYLRYAKAEDLVEVLTGVSENLQAEKDSKSGADSNSKAKVMITADPGTNALVLTAPPDIMKALQEVISQLDIRRAQVLIEALIVELSEGDGIDLGVQYGNLETGSMVQYSNANAKIGQVAVGIKEAQDVKGSTIIDANGNTTVNPDTKGDYSTLAGALSGVNGAALSIVKGDWTALISAVATNTNSNILSSPSITVLDNSEASFIVGEEVPVVTGSTASSDNSNPFQTVDRKEVGIKLKVTPQINEGDSIQMQIEQEVSNVLGANGAVDVRFAKRQINTSVMVQDGQMIVLGGLIDERAQESVSKVPLLGDIPYLGALFSYTSNSKEKKNLMVFIKPTIIRDGMSIDGLSRRKYNYIRAEQLYRAQKGLKLLPNTETPVLPKFGQDSRQPAEVQAFLDQLKQAEEEQLKGNQ; encoded by the coding sequence ATGACAAGTTTGGTATCGGTATCTGCGATGGCAGAAGATTTTAGTGCCAGTTTTAAAGGAACCGATATTCAAGAGTTTATCAATATTGTCGGACGTAATTTACAAAAGACGATTATTGTTGATCCATCGGTACGCGGTAAAATTGATGTACGCAGTTACGATGTGCTCAATGAAGAGCAATATTATAAATTCTTCCTTAATGTTCTAGAGGTCTATGGCTACGCTGTAGTGGAAATGGACGATGGAATTTTAAAAGTCATTAAAGATAAAGATGCCAAAACTGCGGCAGTGCCTGTGGTTGGTGAAGGGGAAAATGTCAGCGGAGATGCGGTGATCACCCGGGTTGTGCCGGTAAAAAACGTGTCAGTACGCGAATTATCACCTATCTTACGCCAGCTCAATGATAACGCGGGTGCCGGTAACGTAGTGCATTATGACCCTTCTAATATCATTCTTTTAACCGGCCGCGCTTCGGTAGTAAATCGCTTAGCGGAAATCATTAAACGTGTCGATCAAGCTGGTGATAAAGAAGTGGAAGTGGTGGAGCTTAAAAATGCTTCAGCCACCGAAATGGTTCGAATTGTCGATTCACTGAGCAAAAGTGCCGATGCTAAAAATACCCCTGAATTATTACAACCTAAGTTAGTCGCCGATGAGCGTACTAACGCAATTTTGATTTCTGGCGATCCGAAAGTTCGTCAACGTTTGAAAAAATTAATTAGCCAGCTTGATGTGGAAATGGCGACCAAAGGCAATAACCGCGTGATTTATTTACGTTATGCCAAAGCCGAAGATTTGGTCGAGGTGCTCACTGGGGTTTCTGAAAACCTACAAGCAGAAAAAGATTCTAAATCAGGAGCCGACAGTAACAGTAAAGCTAAAGTGATGATTACTGCCGATCCGGGTACTAATGCCCTAGTACTCACTGCGCCACCAGATATTATGAAAGCGCTGCAAGAAGTGATTAGCCAACTGGATATTCGTCGTGCGCAGGTATTGATTGAAGCCTTGATTGTCGAGCTTTCTGAAGGGGATGGGATTGATCTCGGGGTGCAATACGGCAATTTAGAAACCGGTAGCATGGTGCAATACTCGAACGCGAACGCCAAAATTGGTCAGGTCGCGGTAGGTATCAAAGAAGCACAAGATGTTAAGGGTTCCACGATCATTGATGCCAATGGTAATACAACCGTAAACCCAGATACGAAAGGGGATTATTCAACCTTAGCGGGGGCGTTAAGCGGTGTAAATGGTGCGGCGCTCAGTATTGTGAAAGGCGATTGGACGGCTTTGATCAGCGCGGTGGCCACCAATACCAACTCGAATATTCTATCCTCTCCAAGTATTACGGTATTGGATAACAGTGAAGCGTCGTTCATTGTGGGTGAAGAAGTACCTGTCGTCACCGGTTCCACCGCAAGTTCTGATAACTCGAACCCATTCCAAACCGTTGATCGTAAGGAAGTGGGCATCAAGCTAAAAGTCACGCCGCAAATTAATGAAGGTGATTCGATCCAAATGCAAATCGAGCAAGAAGTATCGAATGTGCTCGGAGCGAATGGTGCAGTCGATGTGCGTTTTGCCAAGCGTCAAATTAACACTTCGGTGATGGTGCAAGATGGTCAAATGATCGTGTTGGGTGGTTTAATTGATGAACGTGCACAAGAGAGTGTCTCGAAAGTACCGTTACTTGGCGATATTCCTTATCTTGGTGCGCTATTTTCTTATACGAGTAACAGCAAAGAGAAAAAGAATTTAATGGTGTTTATCAAGCCAACTATTATTCGTGATGGTATGTCAATTGATGGCCTCTCTCGCCGTAAATACAACTACATTCGCGCAGAGCAGTTATATCGCGCTCAGAAAGGTTTGAAATTATTGCCTAATACCGAAACGCCAGTGTTACCTAAGTTTGGTCAAGATTCTCGTCAACCTGCGGAAGTTCAGGCTTTCCTCGATCAACTCAAGCAAGCGGAAGAAGAGCAACTTAAGGGTAATCAATAA
- the gspC gene encoding type II secretion system protein GspC, with the protein MVSKGNIQIQWSQLTSRWLQNQAQLSFLLTLLLTAGIAWLVGILFWALLASTPGVDHWSAPSVVASQASSTHQTDTLSPLLSANLFGLYTQTPTKKQQVAQDAPQTRLNLTLVGAVASSNDKLSLAIIANQGKQSTYGIGETIDGTRVTLTAVYVDRVIISNQGRDETLMLQGIDYNKSPQAIERQPVATEPATNDVADLDKIRQEISSDPQKIFQYIRLSQVMEDGQLKGYRVRPGSERTLFDQVGLQDGDIATALNGQDLTDQSQMAALWKTALDSTEWNLTVERDGQTHDIYIQF; encoded by the coding sequence ATGGTGTCAAAAGGGAATATCCAGATCCAATGGTCTCAGTTAACAAGCCGTTGGCTACAAAATCAAGCACAGTTAAGCTTTTTGCTGACTTTGCTACTGACGGCCGGTATTGCTTGGTTAGTGGGCATTTTGTTTTGGGCTTTGTTAGCGTCGACTCCCGGGGTTGATCACTGGTCAGCGCCAAGCGTAGTGGCTTCTCAAGCATCCTCAACCCATCAAACCGATACCCTTTCTCCTCTATTAAGTGCCAATTTATTTGGTTTATATACTCAGACGCCAACCAAAAAACAGCAAGTGGCACAAGATGCGCCACAAACACGCCTAAATCTCACATTAGTGGGTGCGGTTGCGAGCAGTAACGACAAATTAAGTTTGGCGATCATTGCCAATCAAGGCAAGCAATCGACTTATGGGATTGGTGAAACCATTGATGGTACCCGAGTCACGTTGACGGCGGTGTATGTCGATAGGGTGATCATCAGTAATCAAGGCCGAGATGAAACCTTGATGTTACAAGGCATAGACTATAATAAATCGCCTCAAGCCATTGAGCGTCAACCGGTTGCCACCGAGCCTGCGACGAATGATGTCGCAGATTTAGATAAAATTCGCCAAGAGATTTCATCGGATCCACAAAAGATTTTTCAATACATTCGTCTTTCTCAAGTGATGGAAGACGGACAATTAAAAGGCTATCGAGTACGTCCAGGCAGTGAAAGAACACTGTTTGATCAAGTCGGGCTACAAGATGGTGATATTGCTACAGCATTAAATGGACAAGATTTGACTGACCAGTCGCAAATGGCGGCATTATGGAAAACGGCTTTAGATTCAACGGAGTGGAATCTAACCGTAGAAAGAGATGGTCAGACTCACGATATTTACATTCAATTTTAA
- the hslR gene encoding ribosome-associated heat shock protein Hsp15 — MSSQTLSVRLDKWLWAARFYKTRSIARSMVEGGKVHYNDQRSKPSKIVELGALIRLRQGNEEKTVIIEKISDQRRGAPEAQTLYSETEESMRKREEDAQKHKLNALYSPSPERRPDKKQRRNLIKFKHQ, encoded by the coding sequence ATGAGTTCACAAACTTTATCAGTGCGCCTCGACAAATGGTTATGGGCGGCTCGTTTTTATAAAACTCGATCGATTGCCAGAAGCATGGTTGAAGGTGGCAAAGTTCACTATAATGATCAGCGTAGTAAGCCGAGCAAGATCGTTGAATTGGGAGCATTGATTCGCTTGCGCCAAGGCAACGAAGAAAAGACGGTGATCATCGAAAAAATTTCCGATCAGCGTCGCGGTGCGCCTGAAGCACAAACCTTATATAGCGAAACAGAAGAGAGTATGCGTAAGCGAGAAGAAGACGCTCAAAAACATAAGCTCAACGCGCTATACAGCCCAAGTCCAGAACGACGTCCCGATAAGAAACAACGTCGTAACCTTATAAAATTTAAACACCAATAA
- the hslO gene encoding Hsp33 family molecular chaperone HslO, with protein MANNLLHRYLFEDLSVRGELVQLDTAYQQIIANKDYPQPVEALLGELLVATSLLTATLKFEGSITLQLQGDGPLSLVVINGDHEQKMRGVARWEGQIAPNATLHQMVGQGHLVITISPDKGERYQGVVGLEGETLSDVLESYFERSEQLKTRLWFRTGEHEGQAHAAGMLLQIMPDGTGSADDFEHLERLTETIKNEELFSLEANDVLYRLYNQEKVQLFEAQPVEFFCGCSRERSAGAIATVAKEELDDILKTEGEVALHCDYCGSTYSFDAAQVDQIVTAAKKSLH; from the coding sequence ATGGCAAATAACCTTTTGCATCGCTATTTATTCGAAGATTTGTCAGTTCGTGGTGAGTTAGTGCAACTTGATACCGCTTACCAACAAATTATTGCCAACAAGGATTACCCACAGCCAGTTGAAGCTCTTTTGGGTGAATTACTTGTCGCAACCAGTCTTCTTACCGCCACGTTAAAGTTTGAAGGTTCGATTACGCTTCAACTACAAGGCGATGGTCCACTTTCGTTAGTGGTTATCAATGGCGATCACGAACAAAAAATGCGTGGTGTTGCACGTTGGGAAGGCCAAATTGCACCAAATGCCACTCTTCACCAAATGGTTGGTCAAGGGCATTTAGTGATCACTATTTCTCCGGATAAAGGCGAGCGCTACCAAGGCGTCGTTGGTCTAGAAGGCGAGACACTTTCTGATGTCTTAGAGAGTTACTTTGAGCGTTCGGAGCAATTAAAAACGCGTTTATGGTTCCGCACAGGTGAACATGAAGGCCAAGCACATGCTGCGGGTATGCTATTACAAATCATGCCTGATGGTACCGGCTCTGCAGATGACTTTGAGCATTTAGAAAGACTCACCGAAACCATTAAGAATGAAGAACTGTTCTCACTTGAAGCCAATGACGTGCTTTATCGCCTTTATAACCAAGAAAAAGTGCAGTTATTTGAAGCTCAGCCAGTTGAATTCTTCTGTGGCTGTTCACGCGAACGTAGTGCGGGTGCCATTGCGACCGTCGCCAAAGAAGAGCTTGATGATATTCTAAAAACGGAAGGCGAAGTGGCTCTGCATTGTGATTACTGCGGCAGCACTTATTCTTTTGATGCCGCACAAGTCGACCAAATCGTAACGGCCGCTAAAAAGAGCCTGCATTAA
- the pckA gene encoding phosphoenolpyruvate carboxykinase (ATP): MTVMDKTTTVPQLDLTTYGITGATDVIRNPSYEQLFIEETQSNLSGYEKGIVTELGAVSVDTGIFTGRSPKDKYIVKDEITKDTLWWSDQGKNDNKPITPEVWADLKSLVTTQLSDKRIFVVDCFCGANPESRLKVRVITEVAWQAHFVKNMFIRPTEHELQDFEPDFIVMNGAKTTNPNWQAQGLNSENFVAFNLTERIQIIGGTWYGGEMKKGMFAMMNYLLPLKGIASMHCSANVGEAGDVAIFFGLSGTGKTTLSTDPKRQLIGDDEHGWDDDGVFNFEGGCYAKTIKLSKEAEPDIYNAIRRDALLENVTVSEDGIIDFDDNSKTENTRVSYPIYHIDNIVKPVSKAGHAQKVIFLTADAFGVLPPVSKLTPEQTKYHFLSGFTAKLAGTERGITEPTPTFSAAFGAAFLTLHPTQYAEVLVKRMEAAGAEAYLVNTGWNGSGKRISIQDTRGIIDAILDGSIDHAPTKIIPTFNLEVPTELPNVDSQILDPRDTYPTAEQWQNKANELAQLFIKNFAQYTDNEEGQSLVSAGPQL; the protein is encoded by the coding sequence ATGACCGTTATGGATAAAACGACGACTGTACCTCAGTTAGATCTCACAACTTACGGCATTACTGGCGCAACTGACGTTATTCGTAATCCAAGTTATGAACAACTGTTTATCGAAGAAACTCAATCAAACTTAAGTGGCTATGAAAAAGGTATTGTCACCGAATTAGGCGCGGTCTCAGTTGATACTGGTATTTTTACCGGTCGTTCACCGAAAGATAAGTACATCGTGAAAGATGAGATCACCAAAGATACGTTATGGTGGTCCGATCAAGGTAAGAATGACAACAAACCGATCACACCTGAAGTTTGGGCCGATCTAAAATCATTAGTCACCACACAGCTTTCTGACAAGCGTATTTTTGTGGTCGACTGCTTCTGTGGCGCAAACCCAGAATCGCGCTTAAAAGTTCGGGTGATCACGGAAGTCGCATGGCAAGCACACTTCGTTAAAAACATGTTCATCCGCCCAACCGAACATGAACTACAAGATTTTGAGCCTGATTTCATCGTCATGAATGGCGCTAAAACCACCAATCCAAACTGGCAAGCACAAGGGCTAAACTCGGAAAACTTTGTTGCCTTTAACTTAACCGAACGCATTCAAATTATCGGTGGTACTTGGTATGGCGGCGAAATGAAAAAAGGCATGTTCGCCATGATGAACTACCTACTCCCACTCAAAGGTATAGCTTCAATGCACTGTTCCGCCAATGTCGGTGAAGCCGGTGATGTGGCGATTTTCTTTGGTTTATCTGGCACCGGTAAAACCACACTTTCCACCGATCCTAAACGCCAATTAATCGGCGACGATGAACATGGTTGGGATGATGACGGGGTGTTTAACTTTGAAGGCGGTTGTTACGCTAAAACTATCAAACTGTCTAAAGAAGCGGAACCGGATATTTATAATGCGATTCGTCGTGATGCATTACTCGAAAACGTCACGGTATCAGAAGATGGCATTATCGATTTTGATGACAATTCGAAAACCGAAAACACTCGTGTTTCTTACCCGATTTATCACATTGATAATATTGTTAAGCCAGTATCCAAAGCGGGTCATGCACAAAAAGTGATCTTCTTAACCGCAGATGCGTTTGGGGTTCTGCCTCCTGTTTCGAAGCTGACACCAGAACAAACTAAGTACCACTTCTTATCTGGTTTTACGGCCAAACTTGCGGGGACTGAGCGCGGGATCACCGAGCCTACACCGACGTTCTCCGCCGCTTTTGGTGCTGCCTTTTTAACGCTGCACCCAACCCAATATGCCGAAGTGCTAGTGAAACGTATGGAAGCGGCTGGCGCAGAAGCTTACTTGGTCAATACCGGTTGGAATGGCAGCGGTAAACGTATTTCAATTCAAGATACTCGAGGCATTATTGATGCAATTTTAGATGGCTCGATTGATCATGCGCCAACCAAAATCATTCCAACATTTAATCTTGAAGTGCCAACCGAGTTACCAAACGTTGATAGCCAAATTCTCGATCCTAGAGATACTTATCCAACAGCGGAACAATGGCAGAATAAAGCCAATGAACTGGCGCAACTCTTTATTAAAAACTTTGCGCAATATACGGACAACGAAGAAGGTCAGTCGCTAGTCAGCGCAGGCCCTCAACTGTAG
- a CDS encoding AsmA family protein → MRKLLAVIVGLISLVVIALSASYAALHTKYAPLVVNSALNYAYQGNIQVRDVTYSYQQPNHIQLDGVLLKHQDSDPILVEKMDIWLSDDLLLNNQLQIDNILADGVTLQHGWPRLDLPGYVHLNQLSIANIDFSDNGLVGRDVNIQIKHPKKRDSQRLPFYGEIQLSAGQLYWQGEALDNVFLDGDITPTHSTFYDIRFRWRKGQFSAQAIKQQQQRIWQFPRISITGLRLQKTNSDTISRESIEWFNRLPIAIDELEINNSSIEMPNFSANNIKLTAANLHLPFNFWQQQDASIFITADNMSAFGQVIDSPAVDITLQPNTANIQDISLEMLQGNLHIQGKATPTSLELAQLNINNMKWFPEPESKQLALDYLKSLSDIKAKMLTINHVQFIDLTTTPPKQATGLSIEGDDIEIKKDSHWGLWQGKLTVSANSASYDSVNSNNLLVSMQSKKGHFWLDKVFIPLENGLIKGSGDMAFTQTSQPWKLDLDASGIPLRFFSRWFNLPLHLDGITDFTVKGEGLYGDQLIFNHSVTGKLDASVTRATSDDDFQTLWLRNQNIELPPLAPPQDPQNAPDTTDKTAKPKQQKEKKVQSVTISDIHLVADRGRLSLKPFTIEGKDFSAHLGGEYDFLFPDKGNLQYRLEGECQALIFDLLGDKNSVVVENNCH, encoded by the coding sequence ATGAGAAAACTGCTAGCCGTGATTGTTGGCTTGATTTCATTAGTGGTTATCGCGCTTTCCGCTTCTTATGCGGCCTTACACACCAAATATGCCCCTCTGGTAGTCAACAGCGCTCTGAACTATGCCTACCAAGGTAATATCCAAGTTCGTGATGTCACATATTCTTACCAGCAACCTAATCATATACAGCTCGATGGCGTACTGCTTAAACATCAAGACTCTGATCCTATTCTGGTTGAGAAGATGGATATCTGGCTCAGTGATGACCTATTGCTTAACAACCAATTACAGATTGATAATATCTTAGCAGATGGCGTCACTCTTCAGCATGGCTGGCCACGTCTAGATCTTCCTGGATATGTACATTTAAATCAATTATCTATCGCCAATATCGACTTTTCGGATAACGGTTTGGTTGGGCGTGATGTGAATATACAAATCAAACACCCAAAAAAACGTGATTCACAAAGACTGCCCTTTTATGGTGAGATTCAACTTTCAGCCGGGCAACTTTATTGGCAAGGCGAAGCGCTTGATAACGTCTTCTTAGATGGTGACATCACCCCAACTCATTCCACCTTTTATGATATTCGTTTCCGCTGGCGTAAAGGACAATTTTCAGCTCAAGCAATCAAACAGCAGCAACAAAGAATATGGCAGTTTCCGCGTATTAGCATTACTGGATTACGCCTACAAAAAACCAACTCGGATACCATTAGCCGAGAAAGTATCGAGTGGTTTAATCGCTTACCGATCGCGATTGATGAGTTAGAAATCAATAACTCAAGTATCGAAATGCCTAATTTCTCCGCTAACAACATCAAACTGACTGCGGCCAATCTTCATCTGCCTTTTAATTTCTGGCAACAGCAAGATGCATCGATATTTATCACTGCGGATAATATGAGCGCCTTTGGCCAAGTGATTGATTCACCCGCAGTAGACATTACGCTACAACCTAACACTGCCAATATCCAAGATATTTCATTAGAAATGCTGCAAGGCAATCTGCATATCCAAGGTAAAGCAACACCGACCAGCTTAGAGTTAGCTCAGCTTAACATTAATAATATGAAGTGGTTTCCAGAACCAGAATCAAAACAGCTTGCTCTCGATTATTTAAAAAGCTTATCTGACATTAAAGCCAAAATGCTCACCATCAATCATGTTCAATTTATCGATCTCACCACGACGCCCCCTAAGCAAGCGACCGGTTTGAGTATTGAAGGTGATGACATAGAGATTAAAAAAGATAGTCACTGGGGCCTATGGCAAGGAAAGCTAACCGTCAGTGCGAATAGCGCCAGTTACGATAGCGTGAATAGCAACAATCTATTGGTCAGCATGCAGAGTAAAAAAGGGCACTTTTGGCTAGATAAGGTATTTATTCCATTAGAAAATGGGCTCATCAAAGGCTCTGGTGATATGGCTTTCACTCAAACGAGCCAACCTTGGAAACTCGATTTGGATGCCTCAGGAATACCCCTACGATTTTTCTCTCGCTGGTTTAACCTGCCGCTGCATTTAGATGGTATTACCGATTTTACCGTTAAAGGTGAAGGTCTGTATGGCGATCAATTAATCTTTAATCACAGTGTGACCGGAAAGCTCGATGCGAGCGTGACACGGGCGACTAGCGATGATGATTTCCAAACATTATGGTTACGTAACCAAAATATTGAATTACCACCACTCGCGCCACCGCAAGATCCACAGAATGCACCTGATACGACAGATAAAACAGCTAAGCCAAAACAGCAAAAAGAAAAAAAAGTTCAATCAGTCACTATCAGCGATATTCATTTAGTTGCCGACCGTGGCCGATTATCCTTAAAACCTTTTACGATAGAAGGAAAGGATTTTTCTGCTCACTTAGGCGGTGAATATGACTTTCTTTTTCCAGATAAAGGCAATTTACAATATCGGTTAGAAGGTGAATGCCAAGCGTTAATTTTTGACTTATTAGGGGATAAAAATTCTGTCGTGGTCGAAAATAATTGCCACTGA
- a CDS encoding bifunctional GNAT family N-acetyltransferase/hotdog fold thioesterase, translating into MFKLVTPKNESDLQNYYHFRWQMLREPFHQPQGSERDEYDEMSAHRMIVDGRGRIMAVGRMYLTPNNEGQVRYMAVHPQHRGKGLGSLILVALESYALQEGAKRLVCNSREDAIHFYAKNGFESQGELNDERGPIRHQQMLKRLKASANVSRRPEWCDELQKRWRQEIPICAAMGIRISQYTGYQFECSAPLNPNINPHETMFAGSLFTLTTLTGWGMAWLLMREKGLEADIILADSQIRFRAPVTESPVAVTSLDGISGDLDRLVNGRRARIIVKVTVYSGDVAAVEFTGTYMLMTDFLGEAPVVK; encoded by the coding sequence ATGTTTAAGTTAGTGACGCCCAAAAACGAATCTGACTTGCAGAATTATTATCATTTCCGTTGGCAAATGCTGCGTGAGCCATTTCATCAGCCGCAAGGTTCTGAGCGTGATGAATATGATGAAATGAGTGCTCATCGTATGATTGTCGATGGGCGTGGACGCATTATGGCCGTCGGGCGTATGTATTTGACCCCTAATAACGAAGGTCAAGTACGTTATATGGCGGTTCATCCTCAACATCGAGGCAAAGGCTTAGGTTCGTTAATTCTTGTCGCCTTAGAGTCCTATGCGCTGCAAGAAGGCGCTAAGCGCTTAGTGTGTAACTCTCGTGAAGATGCGATTCATTTCTATGCTAAGAATGGTTTTGAAAGCCAGGGTGAATTAAATGATGAAAGAGGGCCAATTCGACATCAACAAATGTTGAAGCGTTTGAAAGCAAGCGCCAATGTGTCACGTCGCCCAGAGTGGTGCGATGAACTGCAAAAGCGTTGGCGACAAGAAATCCCAATTTGTGCCGCGATGGGGATCCGCATTAGCCAATACACTGGCTATCAATTTGAATGCTCGGCCCCGCTTAATCCGAATATTAATCCGCATGAAACCATGTTTGCTGGCTCACTATTTACCTTGACCACATTAACCGGGTGGGGAATGGCTTGGTTGTTGATGCGTGAGAAAGGCTTGGAAGCCGATATTATTTTAGCTGACAGTCAAATCCGTTTTCGAGCACCAGTTACCGAAAGCCCAGTTGCGGTGACGTCTTTAGATGGTATTAGTGGCGATTTAGACCGTTTGGTTAATGGGCGTCGTGCCCGAATTATCGTAAAAGTGACGGTTTACAGTGGTGATGTGGCGGCAGTTGAATTTACCGGCACCTATATGTTGATGACCGACTTTTTAGGTGAAGCTCCGGTTGTAAAATAA
- the dtd gene encoding D-aminoacyl-tRNA deacylase, translating into MIALIQRVSEASVKVDGKIVGEINQGLLVLLGVEKDDDEAKAKRLSERVLGYRIFEDDQGKMNLNVKQARGEVLVVSQFTLPADTQKGMRPSFSKGADPQEAERLYHYFSGCCRQADIRTENGQFAADMKVALVNDGPVTFWLQV; encoded by the coding sequence GTGATTGCGTTGATCCAAAGAGTCAGTGAAGCCAGTGTCAAAGTAGATGGAAAGATTGTCGGTGAAATCAATCAAGGTCTACTGGTGCTATTAGGGGTAGAGAAAGACGATGATGAAGCAAAGGCGAAGCGTCTGAGCGAGCGGGTATTAGGTTATCGAATTTTTGAAGATGACCAAGGGAAAATGAACCTTAATGTGAAGCAGGCAAGAGGCGAGGTTTTAGTGGTATCACAATTTACTCTTCCGGCAGACACGCAAAAAGGTATGCGTCCAAGTTTTTCTAAAGGTGCTGATCCACAGGAAGCGGAGAGGCTCTATCACTATTTCTCAGGCTGTTGCCGTCAAGCCGATATTCGCACTGAAAATGGTCAATTTGCCGCTGATATGAAAGTGGCTCTGGTCAATGACGGTCCCGTGACCTTCTGGCTACAAGTATAA